A single genomic interval of Mucilaginibacter robiniae harbors:
- a CDS encoding O-acetylhomoserine aminocarboxypropyltransferase/cysteine synthase family protein encodes MPASSLKFETLQLHAGQEVDQTTGSRAVPLYQTTSYVFNNAEHGANLFALKEFGNIYTRLMNPTTDVFEKRIAALEGGVAALATSSGQAAQFIALNNILQVGDNFITSPFLYGGTYNQFKVAFKRLGVEVRFAADDQAESFEPLINKKTKAIYLETIGNPGFNIPDFEKIAALARKYDLPIVVDNTFGAGGYLFRPLEHGAHVVVESATKWIGGHGTTIGGVIIDGGNYNWSNGKYPQFTEPSEGYHGLIFNDIFGIGGSFGNIQYIIRARVEGLRDFGPSQSPFNSFLLIQGLETLSLRVQRHVDNALELASWLEQHPQVAKVNYPGLVSSPYHTLAKKYLKNGFGAVLSVELKGGKNIAAQFIDSLNLVSHLANVGDAKTLIIQPSATTHQQLSEAEQLTAGVTPALLRIAVGIEHIDDIRADFEQAFAKIKQQEPELA; translated from the coding sequence ATGCCTGCATCATCTTTAAAATTTGAAACATTACAGTTACACGCCGGTCAGGAAGTTGATCAAACAACTGGCTCACGTGCTGTACCCTTATATCAAACCACATCATACGTATTTAACAATGCTGAACATGGCGCCAACTTGTTTGCGCTAAAAGAATTTGGCAATATTTATACGCGTCTGATGAACCCTACTACTGATGTATTTGAAAAGCGCATTGCTGCATTAGAAGGTGGTGTAGCTGCTTTGGCTACCTCATCAGGTCAGGCAGCGCAGTTTATCGCTTTAAACAATATATTACAGGTAGGTGATAATTTTATTACATCGCCATTTCTATACGGTGGTACTTACAACCAGTTTAAAGTGGCTTTTAAACGTTTAGGTGTTGAAGTCCGCTTTGCAGCAGACGATCAGGCGGAGAGCTTTGAACCGCTTATAAATAAAAAGACCAAAGCCATTTATCTGGAAACTATAGGCAATCCTGGCTTTAACATACCCGATTTTGAAAAAATTGCAGCTTTAGCTCGTAAATATGATTTGCCAATAGTAGTTGATAATACTTTTGGGGCTGGTGGTTATTTGTTTCGCCCACTGGAGCATGGCGCACATGTAGTAGTTGAATCAGCTACGAAGTGGATTGGCGGACATGGCACCACTATTGGTGGCGTTATTATAGATGGTGGTAATTACAACTGGAGCAATGGTAAGTATCCGCAGTTTACTGAACCATCTGAAGGCTATCATGGTCTCATATTTAATGATATATTTGGTATAGGTGGTTCGTTTGGTAATATACAATACATTATTCGTGCACGTGTAGAAGGCTTACGCGATTTTGGACCATCTCAATCTCCCTTTAACTCCTTTTTACTTATACAGGGTCTAGAAACTTTGTCATTACGGGTACAGCGGCATGTAGATAATGCATTAGAGTTGGCTAGCTGGCTAGAACAGCACCCGCAGGTAGCTAAGGTAAACTATCCGGGATTGGTTTCATCACCTTATCATACTTTAGCTAAAAAGTATTTAAAAAATGGTTTCGGCGCTGTATTGTCTGTTGAACTAAAAGGCGGCAAAAATATTGCAGCACAGTTTATTGATAGTTTAAATTTAGTAAGCCACCTAGCTAATGTAGGTGATGCTAAAACATTAATTATTCAGCCTTCGGCTACCACACACCAGCAATTATCAGAGGCCGAGCAATTAACAGCAGGTGTAACACCAGCACTGTTACGCATAGCTGTGGGCATTGAGCATATTGATGATATTAGAGCTGATTTTGAACAGGCTTTTGCCAAAATTAAACAGCAGGAACCTGAATTAGCATAG
- the gatB gene encoding Asp-tRNA(Asn)/Glu-tRNA(Gln) amidotransferase subunit GatB: protein MTNHLSPVYEQYELVVGLEVHAQLSTLSKAFSSDSAAFGAGPNEYVSAVSLGHPGTLPFLNKRAVEYAVKMGLACNCHVNLYNNFARKNYFYADLPKGYQISQDQLPICSGGYVNVKLSSGESRDIAIHHIHMEEDAGKSMHDQHHAHSLIDLNRAGVPLLEIVSEPDLHSAEEAGLYLIEMRRLLRYLNICDGNMEEGSMRCDANISVRLKGQTTLGNRCEVKNLNSIRNVQRAIEHEFVRQVNVIEAGGHIEQNTLNFNADTGETSVLRTKEMANDYRYFPEPDLQPLQLTAEYVDHIQKGMPALPHQLQQKYITELGLSAYDAALITAEHEIAGYFEKLITYTHNYKSAANWLMGPVKSHLNEQGKTIEQAAPEPELLAGLIKLVDDGKVNHTIAAQKIFPVLTQHIGKTAEEIAAELNLLIQENAGELNQFIQDALAKFPDKVVEYNKGKKGVLGLFMGEIMKRSKGKIDPKKTNDLLIQALQAK, encoded by the coding sequence ATGACAAATCATTTATCACCTGTATATGAGCAATATGAACTTGTTGTAGGCTTAGAGGTACATGCCCAGCTATCTACTTTAAGCAAAGCTTTTTCTTCAGATTCTGCTGCTTTCGGAGCAGGCCCAAACGAGTACGTAAGTGCCGTATCACTAGGGCATCCTGGTACTTTGCCGTTCTTGAACAAAAGAGCAGTAGAATATGCAGTAAAAATGGGATTAGCCTGTAATTGTCATGTTAATTTGTACAACAACTTTGCCCGTAAAAATTATTTTTATGCAGATTTACCTAAAGGCTATCAAATTAGCCAGGATCAACTACCGATTTGTAGCGGAGGGTATGTTAACGTTAAATTAAGTAGTGGAGAAAGCAGAGACATTGCTATTCACCATATACACATGGAAGAGGATGCAGGCAAGAGCATGCACGATCAGCATCATGCTCATTCGTTGATTGATTTGAACCGTGCAGGCGTACCTTTACTGGAAATAGTTTCTGAACCTGATTTACATAGTGCCGAAGAAGCGGGCTTGTATCTGATTGAGATGCGTCGTTTGCTACGCTATCTCAATATTTGTGATGGCAACATGGAAGAAGGCAGCATGCGTTGCGATGCCAATATTTCGGTGCGGCTAAAAGGACAAACTACTTTGGGAAACCGATGTGAGGTGAAAAATTTAAACTCAATACGTAATGTACAACGTGCTATTGAACATGAGTTTGTACGCCAAGTGAATGTAATTGAAGCAGGTGGGCATATTGAGCAAAATACATTGAACTTCAATGCGGATACAGGTGAAACATCAGTATTACGTACGAAGGAGATGGCCAACGACTACCGATATTTTCCAGAGCCTGATTTGCAGCCTTTACAATTAACAGCTGAATATGTAGATCACATACAAAAGGGTATGCCTGCTTTGCCTCATCAGCTACAACAAAAGTATATAACTGAATTAGGTTTATCAGCTTATGATGCTGCATTGATAACTGCTGAGCATGAAATAGCAGGGTATTTTGAAAAGCTAATTACTTACACTCACAATTATAAATCTGCTGCTAACTGGTTGATGGGGCCTGTAAAATCGCACCTGAACGAGCAAGGCAAAACCATTGAACAAGCTGCTCCTGAACCTGAACTATTAGCAGGTTTAATCAAATTGGTGGATGATGGCAAAGTAAACCATACCATTGCAGCGCAAAAAATATTTCCGGTTTTAACTCAACATATAGGTAAAACTGCTGAAGAAATTGCAGCCGAACTAAACTTGCTGATACAAGAAAATGCAGGCGAGTTAAATCAATTTATTCAGGATGCTTTAGCTAAATTCCCAGATAAAGTGGTAGAATATAATAAAGGTAAAAAGGGCGTTTTGGGCTTATTCATGGGCGAAATCATGAAACGTTCAAAGGGTAAA
- a CDS encoding polysaccharide deacetylase family protein encodes MILLSFDIEEFDMPFEYGKAIQFSDQLSISTAGTLSILNILRNAGIKATFYCTANYAQHQPEIVMQIVKEGHELASHGYYHSDFKPEHLLQSKLKLEEISGQIIKGYRMARMMPVDEQEIARAGYIYNSSINPTWLPGRYNNFSKPRRWFYHHNMLQLPSSVSPVVRFPLFWLSFHNLPMGLLKWLSSVTHRKDGYLSLYFHPWEFTDLNQPERFGFPSYVVKNSGEPFITRLTEFIAWAKTKGYSFSCTGDFAEKVNLLKGEGCL; translated from the coding sequence ATGATTTTGTTAAGCTTTGATATTGAGGAGTTTGACATGCCATTTGAATATGGCAAAGCTATTCAATTCAGCGATCAATTGTCTATATCTACAGCAGGCACTTTAAGCATATTAAATATTTTACGCAACGCTGGTATAAAAGCTACTTTTTATTGCACAGCCAATTATGCACAACATCAGCCTGAAATAGTTATGCAAATTGTAAAAGAAGGTCATGAACTAGCTTCGCATGGCTATTATCATTCTGATTTTAAGCCCGAGCACCTGTTGCAGTCCAAATTGAAATTGGAAGAAATTTCTGGTCAAATTATTAAAGGCTATCGCATGGCCCGGATGATGCCTGTAGATGAACAAGAGATTGCTAGAGCAGGTTATATATACAATTCATCTATAAATCCAACCTGGTTACCTGGAAGATACAATAACTTTAGTAAACCTCGCCGGTGGTTTTATCACCATAATATGCTGCAATTACCATCATCGGTTTCGCCAGTTGTACGCTTCCCGTTGTTTTGGTTAAGCTTCCATAACTTACCAATGGGTTTGTTAAAATGGCTCAGTAGCGTTACTCACCGCAAAGATGGTTATCTAAGTTTATATTTTCACCCATGGGAGTTTACCGACCTGAACCAACCTGAACGTTTTGGTTTTCCAAGTTATGTGGTAAAAAACAGTGGTGAACCCTTCATAACAAGATTGACAGAATTTATTGCTTGGGCAAAAACCAAAGGTTACAGTTTCTCATGTACAGGAGACTTTGCTGAAAAAGTTAACCTGCTTAAAGGCGAAGGTTGTTTATAA
- a CDS encoding fatty acid desaturase — protein sequence MLVLNQHWYTVLVAFLTMHVTASAFGVTALLSTHADEYAEFPLPPEDVSVNMTWAMYQISETKDFSPNSKVVNFLFGEFNHHVAHHLFPTVAHTYYPAITPINTYMRKSIICLIAVIHYQKQ from the coding sequence ATGCTGGTATTGAATCAGCACTGGTACACTGTACTGGTTGCCTTTTTAACTATGCATGTTACAGCTAGTGCATTTGGCGTGACTGCCTTATTATCTACACATGCTGATGAATATGCTGAATTTCCGTTGCCACCGGAAGATGTTAGCGTTAATATGACCTGGGCTATGTATCAGATTAGTGAGACTAAAGATTTTAGCCCCAACAGTAAAGTAGTCAATTTTCTGTTTGGTGAATTTAACCACCATGTAGCTCACCACTTGTTTCCAACGGTAGCCCATACCTACTATCCGGCAATTACACCAATAAATACGTATATGCGCAAAAGTATAATTTGCCTTATCGCAGTTATCCATTATCAAAAGCAGTAA
- a CDS encoding glycosyltransferase family 2 protein yields MMRKKVSVVIPSFNEEGNIEVLALRLITALEKLPYEHEVIFVDDGSSDNTLEKLKNISDISRHLYYLELSRNFGHQNALKAGYDYANGDCIISMDSDMQHPPEMIAQFLEKWEEGYDVVYTCREYQDEATIFKTKTSDLFYKMINSLSDTKLEKGTADFRLIDRKVANVLTTLNENGLFIRGLIKWLGFKQYAIHYQCDARFSGKSKYNLKKMVKFAVQGITAFSVRPLYMATGIGLFFSMVAVLYIPYILISYFTGHAVSGWASLIATIVFFGGVQLMVLGIIGMYLGKLFMQSKQRPNYIIRSTNLQRVNHDFVKL; encoded by the coding sequence ATGATGAGAAAAAAAGTTTCTGTAGTAATTCCTTCCTTTAATGAAGAAGGAAACATTGAAGTATTGGCCTTAAGATTAATTACAGCGCTAGAGAAGTTACCCTATGAGCATGAGGTAATTTTTGTGGACGATGGCAGTTCAGACAATACGCTGGAAAAGTTGAAAAACATAAGCGATATCAGCCGTCATTTATATTATCTGGAATTATCACGTAATTTCGGCCATCAAAATGCATTGAAAGCGGGTTATGACTACGCCAACGGCGATTGTATAATCAGCATGGATAGTGATATGCAACACCCACCCGAAATGATTGCTCAGTTTCTAGAGAAGTGGGAAGAAGGCTATGATGTGGTTTACACCTGCCGCGAGTACCAGGATGAGGCTACTATCTTTAAAACCAAAACATCTGATTTATTTTACAAGATGATTAACTCTTTATCGGACACTAAGCTGGAAAAAGGCACTGCCGATTTTAGGCTAATAGACCGTAAAGTAGCTAATGTATTAACTACGTTAAATGAAAATGGCTTGTTTATACGTGGTTTAATCAAATGGTTGGGTTTTAAACAATATGCTATTCACTATCAGTGTGATGCACGTTTTTCAGGAAAAAGTAAATACAACCTGAAAAAAATGGTAAAATTTGCCGTACAAGGCATAACTGCTTTTAGTGTACGGCCACTTTACATGGCTACAGGTATTGGCTTATTTTTCTCGATGGTAGCTGTGTTATACATACCATACATTTTAATCAGTTACTTTACTGGGCATGCAGTATCTGGCTGGGCTTCATTAATTGCTACCATCGTATTTTTTGGTGGAGTACAGCTTATGGTACTTGGCATTATTGGTATGTACCTGGGTAAACTTTTCATGCAATCTAAACAACGGCCTAATTATATTATACGTTCCACCAACTTACAAAGGGTAAATCATGATTTTGTTAAGCTTTGA
- a CDS encoding fatty acid desaturase family protein — MIMVFLNGFHDAAHGADFRNHKHNDWYTYTLELFGSNSYIWKKRYLLLHHLIPICNIGTLM; from the coding sequence ATGATTATGGTTTTTCTGAACGGATTTCATGATGCAGCACATGGTGCTGATTTCAGAAATCATAAGCATAATGATTGGTACACTTATACGCTGGAATTATTTGGTAGTAATAGTTACATCTGGAAAAAACGTTACCTGTTACTGCATCACCTTATCCCAATATGCAACATTGGGACATTGATGTAA
- a CDS encoding homoserine O-acetyltransferase family protein: MDTQVFRHTATFELELGKALNGLEIGYHTYGRLNEQKSNVVWICHALTANSDVADWWNGFVGKGYLIDPEHYFIVCANVLGSPYGTSNPLSINPNTSQPYYLDFPQYTIRDIVNAHYLLAEYLGIENIGLLIGGSLGGQQALEWSIMQPERIKKLILIATNAQHSPWGIAFNESQRLAISADPTFYQNTPEGGCNGLKAARSMALLSYRGYAAYNKTQAENDDEIMDNYRASSYQSYQGEKLVNRFNAYSYWYLTKAMDSHHAGRNRSGLEKALALVKSQTLVIGITSDILFPPIEQQFLHQHIANSAYAEFDSLYGHDGFLIETGILTKIIFSFLTSQEKGKAFSLQTTTT; this comes from the coding sequence ATGGATACACAAGTTTTCAGGCATACAGCAACTTTCGAACTGGAATTGGGTAAAGCCCTGAATGGCCTTGAAATTGGCTATCATACGTATGGCCGCTTAAACGAACAAAAAAGCAATGTGGTATGGATTTGCCACGCATTAACAGCCAATTCGGATGTTGCCGATTGGTGGAACGGCTTTGTAGGTAAAGGGTACTTGATTGATCCAGAACATTATTTTATTGTATGCGCCAATGTACTTGGTTCTCCATACGGAACCAGCAATCCACTAAGTATTAACCCTAATACATCACAACCTTATTATTTAGACTTTCCGCAATATACTATTCGTGATATAGTTAATGCTCACTATTTATTAGCAGAATATTTAGGTATTGAAAATATTGGTTTGCTAATTGGTGGCTCATTAGGAGGGCAACAAGCACTGGAATGGAGCATTATGCAGCCTGAACGCATTAAGAAATTAATATTAATTGCTACCAATGCACAGCACTCGCCATGGGGCATAGCTTTCAATGAATCGCAACGCTTAGCTATCAGTGCTGATCCTACCTTTTACCAGAACACTCCAGAAGGTGGCTGTAATGGTTTGAAAGCTGCGCGTAGCATGGCGCTACTATCATATCGTGGCTATGCTGCTTATAACAAAACGCAAGCAGAAAACGATGATGAGATTATGGATAATTATCGGGCTTCATCTTACCAAAGCTACCAAGGCGAAAAGTTGGTAAACCGCTTTAACGCTTATAGCTACTGGTACCTTACCAAAGCAATGGATTCACACCATGCAGGCCGCAACCGTAGCGGCTTAGAAAAGGCTTTAGCGTTAGTAAAATCGCAAACGCTGGTTATTGGTATTACTTCGGATATTTTATTCCCTCCAATTGAACAGCAATTTTTACATCAGCATATTGCTAACTCAGCTTACGCCGAGTTTGATTCTTTGTATGGCCATGATGGATTTTTAATTGAAACTGGCATATTAACTAAAATTATCTTCTCTTTTCTCACTTCTCAAGAGAAAGGCAAAGCCTTCTCTCTGCAAACTACTACTACATGA
- a CDS encoding homoserine dehydrogenase, which translates to MSTKLNIGLFGFGVVGQGLYDIIRTKNLNLEIKKIAIKHPGKLRSLPSDIFTTDKNEILNNPEINTVVELINDTEAAFDIVSTALASGKNVVSASKKMVATYLDQLIDLQQQHGTSLLYEGSVCGSIPIIRNLEEYYDNELLHSVSGIFNGSSNYILSKVYLESLDYDTALKQAQDLGFAETDPTLDVGGFDAKYKLVIAAAHAYGIVVKPEEILNIGIQNVSTHDLQHAREKKLKIKLVPVAKELDAENVTLFVLPKFVTESEFLYNVEYEYNGVTVQAAFADQQFFFGKGAGGHPTGSAVLSDIAALRYGYQYEYKKALQKKSLNFTNNVTLNIYLRYHDEQLVELLNFEHIYERFYSGDYKFITGKINLQNLITHQQRILDNKAFIAFADQLTGVSLATAE; encoded by the coding sequence ATGAGTACTAAATTAAACATTGGGTTATTTGGCTTCGGCGTTGTTGGCCAAGGCTTGTACGACATTATCCGCACCAAAAACCTGAACTTAGAAATTAAAAAGATAGCCATTAAACATCCTGGCAAGCTCCGCAGTTTACCATCGGATATCTTTACTACCGATAAGAATGAAATCCTGAACAATCCGGAAATAAATACGGTAGTGGAACTTATAAACGATACCGAAGCAGCTTTCGATATTGTGTCTACTGCCTTAGCTTCTGGTAAAAACGTAGTATCAGCCAGTAAGAAAATGGTGGCTACTTACCTAGATCAGCTGATTGACTTGCAACAACAGCATGGCACTTCTTTATTGTATGAAGGTTCAGTATGCGGCAGTATTCCCATCATCCGTAACCTGGAAGAATATTATGACAATGAACTTCTACATTCGGTAAGCGGTATATTCAATGGTTCATCCAATTACATTCTTTCTAAAGTTTATCTCGAAAGTTTGGATTATGATACAGCTCTGAAACAGGCTCAGGATTTAGGCTTTGCAGAAACCGACCCAACGTTAGATGTAGGAGGATTCGATGCCAAATACAAACTGGTTATAGCTGCAGCACATGCTTACGGGATTGTTGTAAAACCTGAAGAAATATTAAATATAGGTATACAAAATGTGTCAACTCATGATTTACAACATGCGCGCGAAAAGAAATTGAAAATCAAATTGGTACCAGTTGCTAAAGAACTTGATGCTGAAAATGTTACCTTATTTGTATTACCGAAATTTGTTACCGAAAGTGAATTTTTATACAATGTGGAGTATGAATACAATGGTGTAACTGTACAAGCTGCATTTGCCGATCAGCAGTTCTTTTTTGGTAAAGGCGCTGGCGGCCACCCTACCGGTTCAGCCGTACTTTCAGATATAGCCGCGTTGCGCTATGGCTACCAATATGAATACAAAAAAGCTCTGCAAAAAAAAAGCTTGAATTTTACTAATAATGTTACGCTAAATATTTACTTGCGTTACCACGATGAACAGTTAGTAGAATTATTGAACTTTGAGCATATTTATGAGCGTTTTTATTCGGGTGATTACAAATTTATTACCGGAAAAATCAATTTGCAAAATCTGATTACTCATCAGCAACGTATATTGGATAATAAGGCTTTCATAGCCTTTGCCGACCAGCTAACGGGGGTTAGTTTAGCCACGGCAGAATAA
- a CDS encoding glycosyltransferase family 87 protein: MSKFLKLFTNRIFITILWFSLSFLAALKQILHHHINNYQIYKYTFINLILHKNLYAPQPQNFLDSNHYGPLFALFIAPFTLFPDVVGTLLWVVFNAWALYQAILMLPVTIQQRTAILLICTHELMTASFNVQFNPTMAALIVLSFVFIRRKQDIWAALAIVIGTYIKLYGIVGLAFFFFSQNKLKLIMWLVVWGLLLFALPMLFSSPAFVIQSYYDWYNSLVEKNALNATSTMQDISVMGMIRRLFHYPQLSNMVVLLPGILVFALSYLRISSFNQTSYQLLILTSTLIFTVIFSTSSESPTYIIAFVGVAIWFMNLDKPVSNWEIALLVFALIITSMSPSDLFPRFINKNYIKPYALKALPCFIIWLKIVYESLTRKFTHPPSYSVV; the protein is encoded by the coding sequence ATGTCAAAGTTTCTGAAGCTTTTTACTAACCGCATTTTTATAACCATCTTATGGTTTAGCTTGAGCTTTTTGGCTGCTTTGAAGCAAATTTTACATCATCACATCAACAATTATCAGATTTATAAGTACACATTTATTAATCTGATTTTACATAAAAACTTATACGCTCCTCAGCCTCAAAACTTTCTAGATAGTAACCATTATGGGCCGCTATTTGCTTTATTTATAGCACCATTTACTTTATTTCCGGATGTTGTAGGCACTCTGCTTTGGGTAGTATTTAATGCCTGGGCTTTATACCAAGCTATTCTCATGTTACCGGTTACCATTCAGCAACGTACCGCTATTTTGCTGATCTGTACACATGAGTTGATGACGGCGTCGTTCAATGTGCAGTTTAACCCAACAATGGCTGCGTTAATTGTATTAAGCTTTGTTTTTATCCGCAGAAAACAAGATATATGGGCTGCACTGGCCATAGTAATTGGCACCTACATTAAACTTTATGGTATTGTTGGGTTAGCCTTTTTCTTTTTTTCACAGAATAAGTTAAAGTTGATTATGTGGCTCGTTGTGTGGGGGCTGCTTCTATTTGCATTACCTATGTTATTTTCTTCGCCAGCGTTTGTTATACAATCCTACTATGATTGGTACAATAGCCTGGTAGAGAAAAATGCACTGAATGCAACATCAACCATGCAAGATATTAGTGTGATGGGAATGATACGCCGTTTGTTCCATTATCCGCAACTATCTAATATGGTAGTTTTGTTACCTGGCATACTAGTATTTGCTTTATCTTATCTCAGAATATCTAGTTTCAATCAAACCAGTTATCAGTTACTAATTTTAACATCTACCTTAATTTTTACGGTAATTTTCAGCACCAGTTCAGAATCTCCTACTTACATCATTGCCTTTGTCGGAGTAGCTATTTGGTTTATGAACCTGGATAAACCAGTAAGTAATTGGGAAATTGCTTTATTGGTTTTTGCGTTGATTATTACCAGCATGTCACCATCTGACCTATTCCCACGGTTTATTAATAAAAATTATATAAAGCCTTACGCTTTGAAGGCATTGCCTTGTTTTATAATATGGCTTAAAATAGTATACGAAAGTTTAACCCGTAAATTTACTCACCCCCCATCCTACTCTGTTGTATGA
- a CDS encoding dihydrolipoamide acetyltransferase family protein produces the protein MAKYQLLLPKMGESVAEATVINWLKQPGDYIEADDAVVEIATDKVDSEVPSPVAGRLVEQLCQKDVVVQVGDVIAIIETDEPESSGLSSLEEPEATEQPDTSTQAAAPQPEAVTTNIPGMEQLSQKMAAPSTQPLNTQVRFYSPLVRNIAQQEGISPAELDTIPGTGAEGRLTKDDLLSYLQNRGSIEISVAQQQSAPSQPQAENRVVHHKVTIQAPPIPEKPVSSSIPEQSAKAASLSAGDEIIEMDRMRRLISEHMTMSVQTSAHVTSFVEADVTNLVLWREKNKKRLEQREGEKITFTPMFVEAVVKAIHDMPMINVSVNGTQIIKKKNVNIGMAAALPNGNLIVPVIRNADQLNIIGLIKSVNDLANRARNNKLQPDETRDGTFTITNIGTFGNIMGTPIINQPQVAILALGAIKKKPAVLETPTGDVIAIRHMMYLSMSYDHRVIDGFLGGSFLKRVADYLETWDINREI, from the coding sequence ATGGCAAAATACCAGCTGTTGCTGCCTAAAATGGGAGAAAGTGTTGCGGAAGCAACGGTAATTAACTGGCTTAAGCAACCCGGTGATTACATTGAGGCTGATGATGCCGTTGTTGAAATTGCTACCGATAAGGTAGATTCTGAAGTGCCATCTCCTGTAGCTGGCCGCTTAGTAGAGCAATTATGCCAAAAAGATGTAGTAGTACAGGTAGGTGATGTAATCGCTATCATTGAGACCGACGAGCCTGAAAGTAGTGGCCTATCATCATTAGAAGAACCAGAAGCTACAGAGCAACCTGATACATCAACACAAGCGGCCGCACCCCAACCGGAAGCAGTTACAACCAATATTCCTGGTATGGAACAGCTTTCTCAAAAAATGGCTGCACCTTCAACACAACCATTAAATACACAAGTACGCTTTTACTCACCGTTGGTCAGAAATATAGCGCAGCAGGAGGGAATTAGTCCTGCTGAATTAGACACAATACCTGGTACTGGCGCAGAAGGTCGATTAACTAAAGACGACTTATTGTCTTATCTACAAAATAGGGGTAGCATCGAAATATCTGTTGCTCAGCAACAATCTGCTCCAAGCCAACCACAAGCTGAAAACAGAGTAGTTCATCATAAAGTAACTATTCAGGCTCCGCCTATACCTGAAAAGCCTGTATCCTCGTCCATACCTGAGCAATCAGCTAAAGCGGCATCTTTATCAGCAGGTGATGAGATTATCGAAATGGATCGTATGCGTCGGTTAATTTCCGAGCACATGACTATGAGTGTGCAGACTTCGGCTCATGTTACTTCTTTTGTGGAGGCTGATGTAACTAATCTGGTATTGTGGCGTGAAAAAAACAAAAAGCGCTTAGAGCAGCGTGAAGGTGAAAAAATTACATTCACACCCATGTTTGTAGAAGCTGTTGTTAAGGCTATACATGATATGCCAATGATTAATGTATCAGTAAACGGTACACAAATTATCAAGAAAAAGAACGTGAACATTGGCATGGCTGCTGCTTTGCCAAACGGAAACCTTATTGTACCCGTTATTCGTAATGCTGATCAGTTAAATATAATTGGATTGATAAAATCTGTGAATGACTTAGCTAATCGTGCCCGAAATAATAAACTACAACCTGATGAAACACGTGATGGTACTTTTACCATCACCAACATTGGTACGTTCGGTAATATAATGGGTACACCAATTATCAACCAGCCACAAGTAGCTATATTAGCATTAGGTGCTATTAAAAAGAAACCGGCTGTACTAGAAACACCAACTGGCGACGTGATAGCTATTCGCCACATGATGTATCTGTCTATGTCGTACGATCATCGTGTTATTGATGGCTTTTTGGGAGGATCTTTCCTGAAGCGGGTAGCTGATTATCTAGAAACTTGGGATATCAACAGAGAAATATAA